From a single Plasmodium coatneyi strain Hackeri chromosome 4, complete sequence genomic region:
- a CDS encoding Asparagine-tRNA ligase, producing MDIQVDDAVLQKAKALQQANEEEIKLKKLKPQSEGLLSPKCNLLEVTDKGCRSRVRISNVLNVPKSEAEFCDSTRKNKYIDQIITVCGWSKAVRKQGGGRFCFVNLNDGSCHLNLQVIVDQSIENYEKLLKCGVGCCFRFTGKLIKSPVQNEEKKGLIKENVELSLNDSSIHNFEIYGENLDPQKYPLSKKNHGKEFLREVAHLRPRSYFISSVIRVRNALAIATHLFFQSRGFLYIHTPLITTSDCEGGGEMFTVTTLLGEDADYGAIPRVRKTTKGGTKREDTHAEGVQTGANANPCNSANGDGTHPVQYLIDYKKDFFSKQAFLTVSGQLSLENLCSSMGDVYTFGPTFRAENSHTSRHLAEFWMIEPEIAFADLYDNMELAESYIKYCIGYVLNNHFDDIYYFEENVEKGLINRLKNVLTEKFAKITYTNVIDLLLPYSEKFDVPVKWGMDLQSEHERFVAEQIFKKPVIVYNYPKDLKAFYMKLNEDGKTVAAMDVLVPKIGEVIGGSQREDNLELLDKMILEKKLNMESYWWYRQLRKFGSHPHAGFGLGFERLIMLVTGVDNIKDTIPFPRYPGHAEF from the coding sequence ATGGACATTCAAGTAGATGACGCAGTTTTACAAAAGGCCAAGGCGCTTCAACAAGCCAATGAAGAAGAGATAAAGTTGAAGAAGTTAAAACCACAATCGGAGGGGTTACTAAGTCCAAAGTGCAACCTCCTTGAGGTGACGGATAAGGGCTGTAGAAGTAGAGTACGAATCAGTAACGTGTTAAATGTTCCAAAAAGTGAAGCAGAATTTTGTGATTCTAccaggaaaaataaatatatagacCAGATAATCACCGTGTGCGGTTGGAGCAAAGCTGTGAGGAAacagggaggaggaaggttcTGTTTTGTGAACCTAAATGATGGTTCTTGTCATTTAAATTTGCAGGTAATTGTAGATCAATCTATAGAAAACTATGAGAAGCTACTAAAGTGTGGGGTTGGGTGTTGCTTCCGTTTCACGGGAAAGTTAATAAAGTCCCCTGTccagaatgaagaaaaaaaaggactcaTAAAGGAAAACGTAGAACTGTCATTGAATGATAGTTCTATTCACAATTTTGAGATTTATGGGGAAAATTTAGATCCGCAGAAATATCCTCTTTCGAAGAAGAACCATGGAAAGGAGTTTTTACGAGAAGTAGCTCACTTACGACCACGTAGTTATTTCATTAGCTCAGTCATTAGGGTTAGAAACGCCCTTGCAATTGCTACTCACTTGTTTTTCCAGAGTAGGGGTTTTCTCTACATCCACACGCCGTTAATTACTACATCTGATTGTGAAGGCGGTGGGGAAATGTTTACCGTAACGACCCTCTTAGGGGAAGACGCTGATTATGGTGCCATTCCTAGGGTGAGGAAGACAACCAAGGGGGGGACGAAGCGGGAAGATACGCATGCCGAAGGGGTACAGACAGGTGCTAATGCAAACCCATGTAACAGTGCAAATGGGGATGGCACGCACCCCGTACAATACCTGATCGATTATAAGAAGGACTTTTTCAGCAAACAGGCGTTCCTCACGGTGAGTGGCCAATTATCCCTAGAGAATCTGTGCTCCTCAATGGGTGATGTATACACCTTCGGACCCACCTTCCGAGCGGAAAATTCACACACATCTAGACATCTGGCTGAGTTTTGGATGATAGAACCAGAGATAGCCTTCGCAGATCTATATGACAACATGGAGTTGGCCGAGTCATACATTAAATATTGCATTGGGTATGTGCTCAACAACCACTTTGACGATATATACTATTTCGAGGAAAATGTAGAGAAGGGGTTAATAAATCGGTTGAAAAACGTATTAActgaaaaatttgcaaagaTAACCTACACAAATGTGATCGACCTTCTGTTGCCCTACTCAGAGAAGTTCGATGTGCCAGTCAAGTGGGGAATGGACTTACAATCGGAGCATGAAAGGTTTGTGGCAGAAcagatttttaaaaaacccGTCATTGTATACAACTATCCTAAGGATTTAAAAGCTTTTTATATGAAGTTAAATGAGGATGGAAAAACAGTTGCCGCAATGGATGTGTTGGTACCGAAAATTGGCGAAGTTATTGGTGGCTCCCAAAGAGAGGACAACTTAGAACTACTCGATAAAATGATTCTTGAGAAGAAACTAAACATGGAAAGCTACTGGTGGTACCGACAGTTGCGTAAGTTCGGTTCGCACCCTCACGCAGGTTTCGGCCTGGGGTTCGAGCGTCTCATTATGCTTGTCACCGGGGTGGACAATATAAAGGACACCATTCCCTTTCCTCGGTATCCTGGGCACGCCGAGTTCTAA
- a CDS encoding GDP-fucose transporter translates to MKRNVTVVSSIGIYLLSSVTSVFVNKYVLMEGAVDTVLLIFIQHLSCLLPFHIFKRYFMETQDKKKVQEQHMGSLYEGLKQMWLIIASFNFTLIFGNTCLKYTNISSYQLARSMTLPFNFLFSYFFFKQINFTFLMTFACMLVSAGFFVFSLDAVTTNFKSVLYGTTVSIVQAIHLNLLKKKLMIYHNKTVMLYYNMLYSSVILFIYLCITGEFFSIFRWSHRVCFYLALSCISSIFVTFSSFLCIHYTDNVVFNMFGNVKSTLQTFISKFYHDEVLNGYTLVGILLTTLGSFLYTYSSEYARKQKVG, encoded by the exons ATGAAGCGCAACGTCACGGTGGTGTCTTCCATAGGCATCTACCTGCTGTCCTCCGTGACGTCCGTCTTCGTGAACAAGTATGTGCTGATGGAGGGGGCCGTAGATACAGTGTtacttatatttattcaaCACTTATCATGTTTGCTGCCCTTCCATATATTTAAAAGATATTTTATGGAAACCCAggacaagaaaaaagttCAGGAGCAGCACATGGGATCCCTCTATGAAGGACTGAAACAGATGTGGCTAATAATCGCCTCCTTCAATTTTACGCTAATATTTGGGAACACATGTTTGAAATACACGAATATATCTTCGTACCAGCTAGCTAGATCCATGACGTTGCCTtttaactttcttttttcctactttttttttaagcaaataAACTTTACGTTCCTCATGACCTTTGCCTGCATGTTGGTTTCGGCTGGGTTCTTCGTCTTTTCCCTGGACGCCGTCACCACCAACTTCAAATCGGTTCTCTACG GCACCACCGTCTCCATCGTCCAAGCAATTCATCTGAATCTCCTAAAGAAGAAGTTGATGATTTATCATAACAAAACGGTCATGCTTTACTACAACATGTTGTACTCTTCCgtcatcctttttatttacctGTGCATAACAGGAGagtttttttccattttccgcTGGAGCCATCGCGTTTGTTTTTATCTGGCCCTGTCGT GCATTTCGTCTATCTTCGTgacattttcctccttcctgtGCATTCACTACACAGACAACGTCGTCTTTAACATGTTTGGGAATGTCAAGTCCACCCTGCAAACATTTATAAGTAAATTTTACCACGATGAGGTGCTAAATGGGTACACATTGGTGGGCATTCTGCTGACGACCCTGGGGTCCTTTCTTTACACCTATTCGAGTGAGTATGCAAGGAAGCAGAAAGTTGGATGA